The DNA window AGTCAAACACCCTGGTTGATGTATTGAATGTTGCACCTGTCGGTACTCCGGTTGCTGAGTAGGTAACTGCATCACCATCAGGGTCGCTCCCACTTATTGTAAAGTTAAGATTAACATTCTCATTTACTGCCTTAGCGCCTATAGCATTTAACACAGGGGCTTGGTTCACATTATTTACTGTTATAGTCACTACCTCACTTGCACTCAATGAACCGTCACTCACAGTGAATGTCACATTGTAACTGCCGGACTGACTGTAAGTTGGTGTCCAGTCGAACACCCTTGTGGATGTATTAAATGTTGCACCTGTCGGTAAACCCGTTGCCGAATAAGTCAAAGGGTCTGCATCAGGGTCACTGCCGCTCACTGTAAAATTAAGATTACTCCCCTCATTTATACCCTTTGCACCAATTGCATTTAATACCGGTGAGCGGTTTACATTATTAACGGTTATGGTTACTACCTCGCTTCCATTCAATGAACCGTCGCTAACAGTGAATGTCACATTGTAACTGCCGGATTGAGTGTATGTCGGTGTCCAGTCAAATACCCTTGTTGATGTATTGAATGTAGCACCTGTTGGTAAGCCTGCTGCCGAGTAGGTAACTGCATCACCATCAGGGTCACTGCCGCTTATTGTAAAGTTCAGATTAGCCGCCTCATTAACATTCTTTGCCCCAATCACATTTAATACAGGTGCACGATTCACATTATTTACCGTTATGGTCACTACCTCGCTTGCACTCAATAAACCGTCGCTCACTGTAAATGTCACATTATAACTGCCTGACTGGCTGTATGTCGGTGTCCAGTCAAACACCTGTGTGGATGTATTAAATGTTGCACCTGAAGGTAAACCCGTTGCTGAGTAGGTAATCGGGTCTCCATCAGGGTCACTGCCGCTTATTGTAAAATTAAGATTGCCTCCCTCATTTACGCTCTTTGCACCGATCGTGTTTAATACCGGCGGCTGATTTACATTATTGACCGTCACTGTCACTGTAGAGGCAGTGCTGTTAATAGTCCCGTCATTAACAATCAACTGAAAGGTTAAAATGGTTGCAGTGGTTACAGCAGGCGCTGTAAACGTCGGCATTACAGCAGTGGAACTAGAGAGCGTAACTGCGGTTCCGCCTATCTGCGTCCAGATGTAACTTATTGAATCCCCGTTCGGGTCAGTGCTTGCAGACCCATTTAAGGTAACGAGTGTATTTTCATTAACTGATTGAGGTGTCCCTGCATTTGCCGTTGGAGGAGAATTCAGGACTGTAAAAGTCTGGGAATTACTATTCCACCCCCCGACAGTTGCAGACGCAGAATAGTTACCGGCTATCTTTCCATTCGGCACCGTAAAATTAATGGAAGTGTTTGCCCAACTTGTGGTAGATGCCGCTGTCCCGCCGAAATTAAATGTATCTGTTGTTACCCCAAAATTATTACCGGTTGCTGTAATAGTATTCCCAACATATCCTGATGTTAGGCTCAGCCCCGTAATCCCAGGCTGATTTGCCAATTGACCATAGAGATCAAATGTTGTTGGAATTGTACCCTGCCCCCACGCTGTTAAGAAACCACTGCCTAATGCCCCAATAGCAGGATTTTGTTTATTATTAAGCGTTCCTGAAGCAATGGGATAACCGGCAGTAGAAAGGATAGCGCCAGCAGACGATATACCTGTCCCATAAATCTCTCCGTATGCTGCACCGCTCCTCATATC is part of the Nitrospirota bacterium genome and encodes:
- a CDS encoding tandem-95 repeat protein, with protein sequence MNSISGYLSSFSHAFVKVCLILCLSVFLFLPYGKANAATVGVPLAITTAATDQDKPAIASDGTNYLVVYQSGTSGTGTGIDIYGIFLNSSGGAVNVPFVISNAAGDQTMPSVAYSSTGATYKFMVAYQNSTGLNDVYGAYVNLVGSTATVTAVGTGGVIVAGTTRREEAPSVASDGTNFFVAYVRSGTQVRVVSVPGGGGAVTAYTITTWTVHATGCTAPCGLPSISFSSGAGNYFVSYESYITDTANGDIMGATITTGGTAAAPITIANTAATLNRYPSVAFSNLAGSTGWLVSWQDARNGAANNDIYGQLITTAGVLNGANFPISTAANDQKNPRVVHDGINFFAAWQDMRSGAAYGEIYGTGISSAGAILSTAGYPIASGTLNNKQNPAIGALGSGFLTAWGQGTIPTTFDLYGQLANQPGITGLSLTSGYVGNTITATGNNFGVTTDTFNFGGTAASTTSWANTSINFTVPNGKIAGNYSASATVGGWNSNSQTFTVLNSPPTANAGTPQSVNENTLVTLNGSASTDPNGDSISYIWTQIGGTAVTLSSSTAVMPTFTAPAVTTATILTFQLIVNDGTINSTASTVTVTVNNVNQPPVLNTIGAKSVNEGGNLNFTISGSDPDGDPITYSATGLPSGATFNTSTQVFDWTPTYSQSGSYNVTFTVSDGLLSASEVVTITVNNVNRAPVLNVIGAKNVNEAANLNFTISGSDPDGDAVTYSAAGLPTGATFNTSTRVFDWTPTYTQSGSYNVTFTVSDGSLNGSEVVTITVNNVNRSPVLNAIGAKGINEGSNLNFTVSGSDPDADPLTYSATGLPTGATFNTSTRVFDWTPTYSQSGSYNVTFTVSDGSLSASEVVTITVNNVNQAPVLNAIGAKAVNENVNLNFTISGSDPDGDAVTYSATGVPTGATFNTSTRVFD